The following are encoded in a window of Flavobacterium sp. WC2421 genomic DNA:
- a CDS encoding porin family protein — translation MLFIITSNNAQDKKEMSFGIKAGLNIATVTHVDNSKALVGFEGGVFGEFMIGDKFAIQPEVLYSGQGVKSEGMELKLDYINIPILAKYYVADSFSIELGPQVGFLISAKSEGVDVKEFFKTTDISVDFGANYDITKNFIFGVRYDLGLLRLQESIGPGEKESKNSVIQIAVGYKF, via the coding sequence GTGTTATTTATAATAACTAGCAATAATGCACAGGATAAAAAAGAAATGTCTTTTGGTATTAAGGCAGGTCTGAATATTGCAACAGTTACCCACGTTGATAATTCAAAAGCGTTAGTTGGATTTGAAGGAGGTGTTTTTGGTGAATTTATGATTGGCGATAAGTTTGCTATTCAGCCAGAAGTTTTATATTCTGGTCAAGGAGTAAAATCGGAAGGTATGGAGTTAAAACTGGATTATATAAACATTCCAATTTTGGCAAAATACTATGTTGCCGATTCTTTTAGCATTGAATTGGGGCCACAAGTCGGTTTTTTAATTTCTGCAAAATCGGAGGGAGTGGATGTTAAAGAATTCTTTAAAACAACGGATATTAGTGTGGATTTTGGTGCTAATTATGATATTACTAAAAATTTCATATTTGGTGTTCGTTATGATTTAGGCTTATTAAGGTTGCAAGAAAGTATAGGCCCAGGGGAAAAAGAGTCGAAAAACTCAGTGATTCAAATAGCTGTAGGGTATAAATTTTAA
- a CDS encoding cell division protein ZapA encodes MDEKLKIKISIADRVYPLTVELSQEEGLRSASKKIDVMMKQFEENYAVRDKQDVLAMCALQFASQVEQKQIDNAINGEETIERIKKINALLDQYLDN; translated from the coding sequence ATGGACGAAAAGCTTAAAATTAAAATATCAATTGCAGACAGAGTATACCCCTTAACTGTGGAACTATCTCAGGAGGAAGGACTTAGGAGTGCTTCTAAAAAAATTGATGTAATGATGAAGCAGTTTGAAGAAAATTATGCCGTTCGAGACAAGCAAGATGTATTAGCCATGTGCGCTTTACAATTTGCTTCTCAAGTAGAACAAAAACAAATTGACAACGCTATTAATGGCGAAGAAACCATTGAAAGAATTAAAAAAATCAATGCGCTTTTAGATCAATATCTCGATAATTAA
- a CDS encoding ABC transporter ATP-binding protein, whose product MNNFKKIFSFVIPYKKYAYLNIFFNVLYALFSTLSFMSLIPMMQVLFDQTKRNTVEPTYTGIGEFKQFAEDYLSYYITNTTDTLGVGHTLSIMVAVIISIFLLKNLSDYLALFFITFLRNGILKDMRNAMYKKTIDLPLAFFSEKRKGDVISRISADVNEVQTSFLSILELAVKEPLTIVFTIIAMLTISTKLTLFVFIFIPVSGYVISLIGKQLKKQSTKAQEEQGVFLSTIEETLGGLKVVKGYNSEKYFNQIFTASTQRFFKLSNSIGNRQNLASPMSEFMGIMVIAILLWYGGNMVLIEKTLNGASFIAYMGLAYNILTPAKSISKASYSIKKGNAAADRILEILEQENAIKSKKDAVEKNTFESNISIKNINFKYEDEIVLKDFSLQVKKGQTVALVGQSGSGKSTIANLLTRFYDVNEGTIDIDGTDIKDMNLQSLRGLMGLVTQDSILFNDTIKANISLGKLDATDDEIIEALKIANAYEFVQDLPKGIHTNIGDSGNKLSGGQKQRLSIARAVLKNPPIMILDEATSALDTESEKFVQVALENMMQNRTSIVIAHRLSTIQKADLIVVMQKGKIVEQGKHEELIALNGMYNKLVTMQSFE is encoded by the coding sequence ATGAATAATTTTAAAAAAATATTTTCTTTTGTAATTCCTTATAAAAAGTACGCCTATCTCAACATTTTTTTTAATGTTTTATATGCACTTTTCAGCACGCTTTCTTTTATGTCATTGATCCCCATGATGCAGGTCTTATTTGACCAAACAAAAAGAAATACTGTCGAACCCACTTATACTGGAATTGGTGAATTCAAACAATTTGCTGAGGATTATTTAAGTTATTATATTACCAATACAACAGATACTCTTGGTGTAGGTCACACCCTATCCATTATGGTTGCCGTGATTATCTCGATCTTTTTACTAAAAAACTTGAGTGATTATCTAGCCTTGTTTTTTATTACCTTTTTAAGAAATGGAATCTTGAAAGACATGCGTAATGCGATGTACAAAAAAACGATCGATTTGCCTTTGGCTTTTTTCTCTGAGAAAAGAAAAGGAGATGTTATTTCAAGAATATCAGCTGATGTCAATGAGGTACAAACTTCTTTCTTATCTATTTTAGAACTTGCAGTAAAAGAGCCATTAACGATTGTATTTACGATAATTGCAATGCTTACCATAAGTACTAAATTGACCTTGTTTGTATTTATTTTTATTCCCGTATCTGGTTATGTCATTTCCCTTATTGGAAAACAGTTAAAAAAACAATCTACTAAAGCACAAGAAGAACAAGGAGTATTTTTATCGACTATCGAAGAAACACTGGGCGGATTGAAAGTAGTAAAAGGATACAATTCTGAAAAGTACTTTAATCAAATATTCACAGCATCTACACAACGCTTTTTTAAATTATCAAACAGCATTGGCAACCGACAAAACCTAGCTTCACCAATGAGTGAATTTATGGGAATTATGGTTATTGCTATTTTATTATGGTATGGAGGAAATATGGTTTTGATCGAAAAAACCTTAAACGGCGCTTCTTTTATTGCTTATATGGGATTAGCATATAACATTTTAACTCCAGCAAAATCAATCTCAAAAGCATCTTATAGCATCAAAAAAGGGAATGCCGCAGCCGATAGAATTTTGGAAATCTTAGAACAAGAAAATGCTATTAAAAGTAAAAAAGACGCAGTAGAAAAAAATACTTTTGAATCAAATATTTCTATCAAAAACATCAATTTCAAATACGAAGATGAAATTGTATTGAAAGACTTTTCACTTCAGGTCAAAAAAGGTCAAACTGTTGCACTTGTTGGGCAATCTGGAAGTGGGAAAAGTACCATTGCCAATTTGCTGACTCGTTTTTACGATGTAAATGAAGGAACAATTGATATTGACGGAACAGATATAAAAGACATGAATCTTCAGTCTTTGCGAGGTTTAATGGGATTAGTTACTCAAGATAGCATTTTGTTTAATGACACTATAAAAGCAAACATTTCACTAGGAAAATTAGACGCTACAGATGATGAAATCATTGAAGCGCTGAAAATTGCCAATGCGTATGAATTTGTACAAGATTTACCAAAAGGAATACATACGAATATAGGAGACAGCGGAAACAAACTTTCTGGTGGTCAAAAACAACGTTTATCGATTGCGAGAGCGGTATTGAAAAACCCTCCAATCATGATTTTGGATGAAGCGACATCAGCATTGGATACTGAAAGCGAAAAATTCGTACAAGTCGCGCTAGAAAACATGATGCAAAACCGAACTTCGATAGTTATTGCACACCGTCTTTCAACCATTCAAAAAGCAGATCTAATTGTGGTAATGCAAAAGGGAAAAATTGTTGAACAAGGTAAACATGAAGAACTTATTGCTTTAAATGGTATGTATAACAAATTGGTAACTATGCAATCTTTTGAATGA
- the aroQ gene encoding type II 3-dehydroquinate dehydratase — protein MKISIVNGPNLNLLGKREPEVYGSLTFEEYFTSLQIKFPTIEFSYFQSNIEGELIDKIQEFGFTYDGIILNAGAYTHTSIGIGDAIKAITTPVVEVHISNTFSRESFRHQSYISGNAKGVILGFGLKSYELAIQSFL, from the coding sequence ATGAAAATTAGTATTGTCAACGGTCCGAATCTTAATTTATTAGGAAAACGTGAACCAGAAGTGTATGGAAGTCTAACTTTTGAAGAATACTTTACTAGTCTACAAATTAAATTTCCAACAATAGAGTTCAGTTATTTCCAAAGCAATATAGAAGGAGAACTGATTGATAAAATCCAAGAATTTGGCTTTACTTACGACGGAATAATACTTAATGCAGGTGCTTATACTCACACCTCTATAGGAATTGGAGATGCTATTAAAGCAATAACAACACCCGTGGTAGAGGTACATATTTCAAATACTTTTTCACGCGAGAGTTTTAGACACCAATCTTATATTTCAGGAAATGCAAAAGGAGTTATATTAGGTTTTGGCTTAAAAAGTTACGAACTAGCTATCCAATCTTTTCTATAA
- a CDS encoding M23 family metallopeptidase yields MRFFIFVLLFSGSVFGQNEYPKDYFSLPIDIPVQLSGNFGELRPNHFHAGFDFKTLQREGLEVHAVADGYVSRIKISTFGNGKAIYITHPNGFTSVYCHLQKATDEIESYIKKGHYKEQAFEIELFLKPNELTVKKGQTIALSGNTGSSEGPHLHFEFRDSKTEKIINPLLFGFDKYLKDTKKPLLSAIYVYPVDNRTVVNQSKRPLLLNLSLQKDGTYLANKVVANGKIGFGVTADDYDNVSFNKNGIYKVQTYLNGKPTFGYQFDTYSFDEMRYVNALIDYPRYKKTSQRVQKLFMINPYKLSIIKTDENNGIINVAPNLASIYRIEVSDFFGNKNVVNIPISYDVSATIVDREPVVSNYFVKVNKDNIFSKNNMSVFFPAGTFFEDFNMNFDVKGDTLYLHDDSVPVFSSFTITIEDSSFSEEQKGKVFIADIDNGRVGYNATQRKDNVFTAKVRSLGKYALKMDTVPPTISIANPIEGKWISAQNTIQLSINDYGSGIKSYNGYLNGNWILFEYDNKTKKITHNFSDGVVAEGANDLKVVVVDNVGNSTTFETHFFRSQK; encoded by the coding sequence ATGAGATTTTTTATTTTTGTTCTATTATTTTCGGGTTCTGTTTTTGGACAAAATGAGTATCCAAAAGATTATTTTAGTCTGCCTATTGATATTCCAGTACAGTTATCTGGTAATTTTGGGGAGCTGAGACCCAATCATTTTCATGCTGGTTTTGATTTTAAAACCTTGCAACGAGAAGGTTTAGAGGTTCATGCTGTTGCAGATGGGTATGTTTCTAGAATAAAAATTTCCACTTTTGGGAATGGAAAAGCAATTTATATTACGCATCCGAATGGTTTTACTTCGGTATATTGTCACTTGCAAAAAGCAACAGATGAAATTGAAAGTTATATAAAAAAAGGACATTACAAGGAACAAGCTTTTGAGATTGAATTATTCTTAAAGCCAAATGAACTAACGGTGAAAAAAGGGCAAACAATTGCTCTTTCTGGTAATACAGGTTCTTCGGAAGGGCCCCATTTGCATTTTGAATTTCGCGACAGCAAAACCGAAAAAATTATAAACCCTTTACTGTTTGGTTTTGATAAATACTTAAAGGATACTAAAAAACCACTATTATCAGCTATTTACGTTTATCCAGTGGATAATAGAACGGTTGTGAATCAATCGAAGCGACCTTTGCTTCTTAATTTATCTCTACAAAAAGACGGTACCTATTTAGCAAATAAAGTGGTTGCAAATGGTAAAATTGGTTTTGGTGTCACCGCGGATGATTATGATAATGTTTCATTTAATAAAAATGGAATTTATAAAGTGCAAACCTATCTTAATGGGAAGCCTACTTTTGGCTATCAATTTGATACTTACTCTTTTGATGAAATGCGTTACGTAAATGCATTGATTGATTATCCTAGATATAAAAAAACATCGCAAAGAGTTCAGAAATTATTTATGATCAATCCTTATAAGTTGAGTATTATAAAGACAGATGAGAATAATGGGATCATAAATGTTGCGCCAAACTTGGCCTCTATTTATCGCATTGAAGTTTCTGATTTTTTTGGAAATAAAAATGTAGTCAACATACCTATTAGTTATGATGTATCGGCAACTATAGTAGATAGGGAACCAGTCGTTTCTAATTATTTTGTAAAAGTGAATAAAGACAATATTTTTTCAAAAAATAATATGTCGGTTTTCTTTCCAGCTGGAACTTTTTTTGAGGATTTTAATATGAACTTTGATGTAAAGGGGGATACTCTGTATCTTCACGACGACTCTGTTCCTGTTTTTTCTAGTTTTACTATTACTATTGAAGACAGTTCTTTTTCTGAGGAGCAAAAAGGAAAAGTTTTTATTGCCGATATTGATAATGGGAGAGTAGGTTATAATGCAACTCAAAGAAAAGATAATGTATTCACTGCCAAAGTGAGATCATTAGGCAAATACGCTTTGAAAATGGATACCGTACCACCAACAATTTCTATTGCGAATCCTATTGAAGGGAAATGGATAAGTGCTCAAAATACGATTCAGCTTTCGATAAATGATTATGGTTCAGGTATAAAATCGTATAATGGATACTTAAACGGAAATTGGATTTTATTTGAATACGACAACAAAACAAAAAAAATCACTCATAATTTTAGTGATGGTGTCGTAGCTGAAGGTGCTAATGATTTAAAAGTGGTGGTGGTAGATAATGTAGGAAATTCAACTACCTTTGAGACTCATTTTTTTAGAAGTCAAAAATAA
- a CDS encoding carboxypeptidase-like regulatory domain-containing protein — protein sequence MNIKKIFFVWILFWTGWSSFAQTSRVKGVILDKNNKPVDDVNVFCSGRSTQSNAQGFYLIIIPANQKVTLVFSHVSLKKATLLLILKENEEQVFNLVMSDQQEQMGEIIVTNNNKKQVQGITVIEPEIIKNIPGANAGIESILKTLPGVNSNNELSTQYAVRGGNYDENLVYVNEIEIYRPFLIRSGQQEGLSFTNTDLVQNVEFSAGGFQAKFGDKLSSVLDITYRKPTKFGATLEASFLGGSLSVDAVSKNKKWSAITGVRYRNNSLLVKSQDTQTNYTPTFADIQTNINYQASAKWQWSFLGNLSQNKYSYQPLARQTKFGTIDKPMALTVYYEGQEKDRYDTYFGAFKSTFKATDKLTLKFIGSIFHTLEQEYFDIFAQYRLGAVDSTIGSDSYGDVSYTEGIGSQLNHARNDLDALIVNAEVKGFYDWKKNQLEWGAKYTRESIRDRVVEWEVIDSAGFSINPPIIDLPKNDQPYSSYTGPLVPYQNVRATNFNTINRFSGYGQWSRKENFGKSEVWLNAGVRMHSWDVQGALEKGNNQFTVSPRAQIAIKPYWKKDMVFRVSGGVYQQPPFYRELRDADGIVHPKVKAQQSIHFVVGNDFSFKMWERPFKLVSEMYYKSLTDVNTYTIDNVRIRYAASNVAKGYAQGLDLRLNGEFVPGTESWLSFGYLKTEENSENKGYIARPTDQRLKFGMLFQDYMPNIPSVKLYLNLVYNTGLPGGSPSYADPYLYQNRLNDYRRVDIGFSKVFIDNNAGNQYKNWFGNFKELAIGLEIFNLFNNQNAITNTWVRDVYSKNEYAIPNYMTTRVFNVKLSAKL from the coding sequence TTGAATATCAAAAAAATATTTTTTGTTTGGATTTTATTTTGGACAGGATGGTCTTCTTTTGCTCAAACTTCGCGAGTAAAAGGGGTTATTCTCGATAAGAATAATAAGCCCGTAGATGATGTTAATGTGTTCTGTTCAGGCCGCAGTACTCAGTCTAATGCTCAAGGTTTTTATCTAATTATTATTCCTGCCAATCAAAAAGTAACATTAGTATTTAGCCATGTTTCATTAAAAAAAGCAACACTTTTGCTAATTTTAAAAGAAAATGAAGAACAAGTGTTCAACTTGGTTATGAGTGACCAGCAAGAACAAATGGGGGAGATTATTGTGACTAATAACAATAAGAAGCAGGTTCAAGGAATAACTGTAATTGAACCGGAAATAATTAAGAACATACCAGGAGCTAATGCTGGAATTGAATCAATATTAAAGACACTGCCAGGCGTAAATTCGAATAATGAATTGAGTACTCAGTATGCCGTTCGTGGTGGAAATTATGATGAGAATTTAGTTTATGTCAATGAAATTGAAATTTATCGTCCATTTCTTATTCGTTCAGGTCAACAAGAAGGATTGAGTTTTACTAATACGGATTTAGTTCAAAATGTAGAATTTTCAGCTGGAGGTTTTCAAGCTAAATTTGGTGATAAATTATCATCCGTTTTAGATATTACCTATCGCAAGCCTACAAAGTTTGGCGCTACACTTGAAGCTAGTTTTCTTGGCGGAAGCTTATCTGTTGACGCAGTTTCTAAGAATAAAAAGTGGTCGGCAATTACAGGGGTTCGTTATCGAAACAATAGTCTTTTGGTTAAAAGCCAAGATACACAAACCAATTATACTCCAACATTTGCTGATATTCAAACGAATATTAATTATCAGGCTTCGGCCAAATGGCAGTGGAGTTTTCTAGGGAACTTGTCTCAAAATAAATACAGCTACCAGCCATTAGCGCGCCAAACTAAATTTGGAACAATAGACAAGCCTATGGCACTGACTGTCTATTATGAAGGGCAAGAAAAAGATCGATATGATACTTATTTTGGTGCTTTTAAATCAACATTTAAAGCTACAGATAAATTAACCCTGAAATTTATTGGGTCTATTTTTCACACTTTGGAACAAGAATATTTTGACATTTTTGCGCAATATCGATTAGGAGCTGTAGACTCGACTATTGGTTCAGATTCGTATGGAGATGTCTCTTATACGGAAGGAATCGGTTCCCAACTCAATCATGCTAGAAATGATTTGGACGCTTTGATTGTTAATGCAGAAGTGAAAGGATTTTATGATTGGAAAAAAAATCAATTGGAATGGGGAGCAAAATACACTCGTGAATCAATTAGGGACCGAGTGGTAGAATGGGAAGTCATTGATTCTGCTGGTTTTTCGATTAATCCGCCAATTATTGACCTGCCTAAGAATGACCAGCCCTATTCTTCATATACTGGACCACTAGTTCCTTATCAAAATGTAAGAGCAACTAATTTTAATACAATAAATCGTTTTTCGGGCTATGGGCAATGGAGTCGAAAAGAGAATTTTGGGAAGAGTGAAGTTTGGTTAAATGCAGGTGTTCGTATGCATAGTTGGGACGTTCAAGGTGCATTGGAAAAAGGAAATAACCAGTTTACTGTTAGCCCAAGAGCGCAAATTGCCATTAAACCGTACTGGAAAAAAGATATGGTTTTTAGGGTTTCTGGAGGTGTATATCAGCAACCTCCTTTTTATAGAGAACTTAGGGATGCTGACGGAATAGTACATCCTAAAGTTAAGGCGCAACAATCGATTCATTTTGTAGTAGGAAATGATTTTAGTTTTAAAATGTGGGAACGTCCTTTTAAATTAGTTTCTGAAATGTATTATAAATCACTGACAGATGTAAATACCTATACAATAGACAATGTAAGAATACGTTATGCTGCTTCTAATGTGGCTAAAGGATATGCGCAAGGTTTAGATCTTCGATTGAATGGAGAATTTGTTCCTGGTACTGAGTCGTGGTTGAGTTTTGGTTATTTAAAAACCGAAGAGAATAGTGAAAATAAAGGGTATATTGCGAGACCAACTGATCAAAGGCTAAAATTTGGAATGCTATTTCAGGATTATATGCCCAATATTCCTAGTGTGAAATTGTATTTGAATTTAGTTTACAATACGGGATTACCAGGAGGTTCTCCTTCGTATGCTGATCCTTATTTGTATCAAAATAGATTGAATGATTATCGCAGAGTAGACATAGGTTTTTCTAAAGTTTTTATTGATAACAATGCTGGAAATCAGTATAAAAATTGGTTTGGGAATTTCAAGGAACTCGCAATAGGATTAGAAATATTTAATTTGTTTAATAATCAAAATGCGATAACGAATACTTGGGTTCGAGATGTGTATTCGAAAAATGAATATGCGATTCCAAATTATATGACCACTAGGGTGTTTAATGTAAAGTTAAGTGCTAAATTATAA
- the rny gene encoding ribonuclease Y — MDILTIVISGIIGIAGGFGIAKIIEKSNISNLIKNAKKEASSILKDANLEAENIKKDKILQAKEKFIELKSEHEQVILSRDKKVAEVEKRIRDKESQISNELSKAKKVNDDFESKSAEFSSKIEVLDKKQSEVEKMHKSQLQQLEVISGLSAEEAKSQLVEGLKAEAKSQAMGHIQDTIEEAKLTAQQEAKKIIINTIQRVGTEEAVENCVSVFNIESDDVKGRIIGREGRNIRALEAATGVEIIVDDTPEAIILSCFDPVRREIARLALHKLVTDGRIHPARIEEVVAKTAKQIDDEIIEVGKRTVIDLGIHGLHPELIKVVGRMKYRSSYGQNLLQHSREVSKLCGIMAAELGLNVKLAKRAGLLHDIGKVPDAESDLPHALLGMQWAEKYGEKEEVCNAIGAHHDEIEMKSLLSPIIQVCDAISGARPGARRQVLDSYIQRLKDLEEVAYGFTGVKNAYAIQAGRELRVIVESEKVSDDNAATLSFEISQKIQTEMTYPGQVKVTVIRETRAVNIAK; from the coding sequence ATGGACATATTAACGATCGTTATTTCAGGAATAATAGGTATTGCGGGAGGTTTTGGGATAGCCAAAATCATAGAAAAGAGCAATATTTCAAATTTAATTAAAAATGCTAAAAAAGAAGCATCATCAATTTTAAAAGACGCTAATCTAGAAGCTGAAAACATAAAAAAAGATAAAATTCTGCAAGCCAAAGAGAAATTTATCGAATTAAAATCAGAACACGAACAAGTCATTTTATCTCGTGATAAAAAAGTAGCCGAAGTAGAAAAAAGAATTCGTGACAAAGAATCTCAAATTTCTAATGAGTTATCAAAAGCAAAAAAAGTAAATGATGATTTCGAATCAAAATCGGCTGAATTTTCATCTAAAATTGAAGTTTTAGATAAAAAGCAATCCGAAGTTGAGAAAATGCACAAAAGCCAACTGCAACAACTGGAAGTAATTTCTGGTTTATCTGCAGAGGAAGCGAAAAGTCAATTAGTTGAAGGTCTAAAAGCAGAAGCAAAAAGCCAAGCAATGGGACACATTCAAGATACTATTGAAGAGGCAAAATTAACTGCACAACAAGAAGCCAAAAAAATAATCATCAACACCATTCAAAGAGTTGGTACTGAAGAAGCAGTTGAAAACTGTGTTTCTGTATTTAACATTGAGTCAGATGACGTTAAAGGTAGAATCATTGGTCGTGAAGGTAGAAATATTAGAGCACTTGAGGCTGCAACTGGAGTTGAAATCATTGTAGATGACACACCAGAAGCGATCATCCTTTCTTGTTTTGACCCAGTACGTAGAGAGATTGCCCGTTTGGCTTTGCATAAATTAGTAACAGACGGTCGTATCCACCCAGCACGAATTGAAGAAGTTGTTGCTAAAACTGCTAAACAAATTGATGATGAAATTATTGAAGTTGGTAAACGTACAGTTATTGACCTAGGAATTCACGGTTTACACCCTGAATTAATTAAGGTAGTAGGACGTATGAAATACCGTTCTTCTTATGGTCAAAACTTACTACAACACTCCCGTGAAGTTTCTAAGCTTTGTGGAATCATGGCAGCTGAATTAGGACTTAACGTAAAGTTAGCTAAGAGAGCAGGTTTATTGCATGATATTGGAAAAGTACCAGATGCAGAAAGTGACTTACCTCACGCCTTATTAGGAATGCAATGGGCTGAGAAATATGGTGAAAAAGAAGAAGTTTGTAATGCAATTGGTGCGCACCACGATGAAATAGAAATGAAATCTCTTTTATCTCCAATTATTCAAGTTTGTGATGCTATATCTGGAGCAAGACCTGGAGCAAGAAGACAAGTTTTAGACTCTTACATTCAACGTTTAAAAGATCTAGAAGAAGTAGCTTACGGATTTACTGGAGTAAAAAATGCTTATGCCATTCAAGCGGGTAGAGAATTACGTGTGATAGTAGAGAGTGAAAAAGTTTCTGATGACAATGCAGCTACTTTATCTTTTGAAATTTCACAAAAAATACAAACAGAGATGACTTATCCTGGTCAAGTAAAAGTTACTGTAATTAGAGAAACAAGAGCGGTAAATATCGCTAAATAA
- a CDS encoding porin family protein produces MKKSILIGLFFFALSNNVEAQLVKFGIKAGVNYANFEGSDIQTDAITSYHAGLVAEIKLVDSFSIQPELLYSTQGATYKNAGTEFKNELGYLSIPVLAKIHLNKFVSLDLGPQASFLLSERNNFDVSNAETFEFAAVGGLGVNLTKSIFLQGRYVLGLTEVSKEAQTKNSVVQVSVGFLF; encoded by the coding sequence ATGAAAAAATCAATTTTGATTGGGCTATTTTTCTTCGCCTTATCTAATAACGTAGAGGCACAATTAGTAAAATTCGGAATTAAAGCAGGGGTTAATTATGCAAATTTCGAAGGGTCAGACATACAAACTGACGCGATAACTAGTTACCACGCTGGTCTTGTAGCAGAAATTAAACTTGTGGATAGTTTCTCAATACAACCCGAATTACTTTATTCTACTCAAGGAGCAACATATAAAAATGCTGGAACTGAGTTCAAAAATGAATTAGGTTACTTATCCATTCCCGTTTTGGCTAAAATTCATTTAAATAAATTTGTCAGTCTTGATCTTGGACCACAAGCTTCTTTTTTATTAAGTGAAAGGAATAATTTTGATGTAAGTAATGCTGAAACATTTGAATTTGCAGCAGTAGGTGGTTTAGGAGTTAATCTAACAAAAAGCATCTTCTTACAAGGACGTTATGTTTTAGGTCTTACAGAAGTCTCAAAAGAAGCTCAAACAAAAAACTCAGTAGTTCAAGTATCAGTTGGTTTTCTTTTCTAG
- the xerA gene encoding site-specific tyrosine recombinase/integron integrase — translation MSWNNYIKNFQSYLKIERGLSSNTIQNYSFDIERLCLYLETNGIEVSPIKISEETIQHFIYTISSEVNARSQARIISGLKSFFGYLIFEDYRLDNPLELIETPKTGRKLPDTLSVVEIDSLIGAIDLVSNEGERNRAMLELLYGCGLRVSELVALKISDLFFEEGFIKITGKGNKQRFVPIGDLSKKYIELYKNTIRIHINIKKGFGDTLFLNRRGSQLTRAMIFTIIKDLALKVELNKKISPHTFRHSFATHLLENGADLRSIQLMLGHESITTTEIYLHLDRKFLSEVINNFHPRK, via the coding sequence ATGAGTTGGAATAATTATATAAAAAACTTTCAATCGTATTTGAAAATTGAACGAGGACTGTCAAGTAATACGATACAGAATTATTCTTTCGATATTGAAAGACTGTGTTTGTATCTTGAAACAAACGGAATTGAAGTTTCTCCTATAAAAATTAGCGAAGAAACAATTCAGCACTTTATTTATACTATTTCTAGCGAAGTCAATGCACGTTCACAAGCGCGAATAATTTCGGGTCTTAAAAGTTTTTTTGGTTATTTAATATTTGAAGATTATCGTCTTGACAATCCTTTGGAACTTATAGAAACACCTAAAACAGGAAGGAAATTACCTGATACGTTGTCTGTAGTCGAAATTGACTCTCTAATTGGAGCTATAGATTTAGTTTCAAATGAAGGAGAGCGTAATAGAGCGATGCTAGAATTGCTTTATGGTTGTGGTCTTCGGGTGTCTGAATTGGTTGCGTTGAAAATTTCTGATTTATTTTTCGAAGAAGGATTTATCAAAATAACGGGTAAAGGCAATAAACAGCGTTTTGTTCCAATTGGTGATTTATCAAAAAAATACATTGAACTTTATAAAAACACAATTCGAATTCATATCAATATAAAAAAAGGTTTTGGAGACACTTTATTTTTGAATAGGCGAGGAAGTCAGCTCACACGGGCGATGATTTTTACAATTATTAAAGATTTGGCTTTAAAGGTAGAATTAAATAAAAAGATAAGTCCACATACCTTTCGGCATTCTTTTGCAACTCATCTATTAGAAAATGGTGCTGATTTGCGTTCTATTCAATTGATGTTAGGTCATGAATCGATTACTACAACGGAAATATATTTGCATTTAGATCGTAAATTTTTGTCGGAAGTCATTAATAATTTCCATCCCAGAAAATAG